The DNA segment TCCAGAAGTCATGAAAGCCTGATTGAAGAAGCAAAGGTTATGACTGAAGATGCAGACTTTAAAGGGTATATTCATGATGTGGGCGGACCGACTGCCAACTTCAGAAAGGATGCCTGCAAATTTCAGAAAGAAAGGGGTGCCTGTCAGAATAAAGACTGTCTTGGAGTTAATCCCTGTAAGAATGTTGAGGTAAGTCATAAAGACTATGTAGAACTTTTACAGAAACTCAGGGCGCTTCCAAAAGTAAAAAAAGTTTTTATTCGTTCAGGAATAAGGTTTGATTATCTTATGATGGATAAGGACAGAACCTTTTTCTATGAATTGTGTAAGCATCATATTTCCGGTCAGCTTAAGGTTGCTCCGGAACACGTCAGTGATTCAGTTTTGAAACTAATGCGCAAAAGCACTCATAAAGTTTATGAAGAGTTTTCTGCCGAATATGCAAGAATAAATAAGGAACTTGGATTAAAGCAGTATCTTGTTCCATATTATATTGCAGGTCATCCGGGAGCCGGTCTTAAAGAAGCTCTGGAAACAGCCCTGTATTTAAAAAAGACGGGCTTTGTTCCTGATCAGGTTCAGGATTTTTATCCTACTCCGGGAAGTCTTGCAACCTGCATGTATTATACAGGCTTTAATCCTCATGAAAAAAAAGCTGACGGGCATCTTGCGGAAGTTTATGTAGCACGGGGCGGAAGGGAACGAAGGCTTCAGCGGGCACTTCTTCAGTTTAATAGAAAAGAAAACAAACCTCTTGTAATAGAAGCGTTGAAATCTATTGGAAGAATGGATGCCCTTAAAATTCTGTACTGAAACTTAAGCCTGAATCAGACATAAAGTTTAAGTAGAAGCAAAGTTGAATTTGTGAGATAATCATTTCATATAGACATTAAAAAAAATCGGAGGCATTTTATGGCTGACATTTCAAGAAGAATTACAAGAAAGTCTCTTAAGGCTAAAAAGAAGGCCGCAATTCAGACAATAAAAAAACAGGCAAAAGAAAAGATTCAGGAAGTAAAGCAGCAGTATGCACAGAATCCTGAACGCCGCAGACTTAGAGAAGAAGAAGCTGCCCTTAAAAAGGAACGCCGCTTGCAGAAGGCAAATGCACAGCTTGCATATAATGAACGTAAGTCCAGAACTTATACTCTCGGTGAGGAAATTTTCAGTTCCATTACTCACGGAATCGGTGCCGGGCTCAGCGCTGCAGCAATCGTTCTTCTTGCAATAAAGGCATATTTCTATCATCCGGCAGGAATTCCTGTATCTACGTTTATGGCAAGCGTACTTGTTTTCGGTGCGTCACTTTTCATAATGTATCTTATGTCAACTTTGTATCATGCCCTGAGGCCTGTAGTTGCAAAGAAAGTTTTTTCTATTTTTAATCATGATGCAATTTACATCCTTATTGCAGGAACCTATACACCGTTTATTTTTGCACTTTTCCCTCTTAAGGCTGCCTTTTCTCTTGCATCAATTGTATGGGCAATCTGCGGACTGCTTATAGTTTTGTATTCTGTATTCGGTTCAAGATTGAGGGCATTCTCTGTATTTACTTATATTGTTTTCGGCTGGCTTATTTTAAGTGTATTTGTATATGCACCTATAACTTTGAATGCTGTCAGCAGATATCTCCTTCTTGCCGGCGGTCTTTCTTACAGTGTCTGCGGAATCTGTTACATTTTCAGAAGAAGAAAGTGGAGCCTCAGTTTCTTCCATCTTTTTGCACTGTTTGGAAGCATACTTCATTTCTTCAGTGTTTATTTTATGATCGGCTGATGTTTTTGGTGCAGGGGAATTTATAATGGAAAAATCAGATTTGCTTAAACTTCAGAACGGAAGTGATATCCGCGGTATAGCACTGGAAGGAATTGCTGATGAGCATGTAAACATTACGGAAGAAGCATGCAGGAAAATCGGCGGTGCATTTGCTCTCTGGCTGGCAAAAAAAACAAAGAAAAATGTAAGTGAACTGAAGGTTGGAGTCGGACGTGACTCAAGAATATCAGGTCCTTCCCTTGAAGCTGCAATTGCACAGGGACTTCTCTGTCAGGGAGTAAAGGTTGTACGCTGTTCAATGGCGACAACTCCTGCAATGTTTATGAGCATTGTTTTTGATCAGACAAAATTCGACGGTTCTGTAATGATTACTGCAAGCCACCTTCCTTTTAACAGAAATGGCGTTAAGTTTTTTGATGCTGACGGTGGACTTGAGCATGAAGACATTACTGCAATTCTTGAAGCTGCTGCCGGTATTGATGCAGAAAAAGCTTCCGGTGCAGATCTTTCAAAGTGCGAAAGCTTTGACCTTATTGAAGTTTATGCCGCTCATCTGAGAAATGCCATCTGTAAGGGACTTTCTTCTTCCGAACAGGAGAAGCCTCTGTCCGGATTAAAAATCGTTGTTGATGCCGGAAACGGTGCAGGCGGTTTTTTTGCAGAAAAAATACTTGCTCCTCTTGGCTGCTGTATTGACGGAAGTCAGTTCCTTGAGCCGGACGGAAGTTTTCCTAACCATATTCCTAATCCGGAAAATAAAGCTGCAATGGAATCAATTCAGAAAGCTACTGTAGATTCAAAAGCAGATCTTGGTCTTATTTTTGATACTGACGTTGACCGTATGAGTGCCGTTTTAAGTGACGGAAGTGAAGTAAACCGGGATGCAATCATTGCTCTTGTTGCAGCCATACTTGCTCCTGATTATCCTGACAGCACTATAATTACGGACAGCGTTACTTCAGACCGCCTTACTTATTTTCTTGAAGAAGTGCTTCATCTTCATCATCTGTGCTACATGCGCGGTTATAAGAATGTAATCAACAAGCAGAAGGAACTTAATGCAGCAGGAAAAGTCTGTCCTCTTGCAATGGAAACTTCCGGTCATGGTGCCCTTCTTGAAAATTATTTCCTTGATGACGGAGCATATCTTGCCGTAAAAATGGTTGTTGCTCTTGCTAAGGCAAAGAAAAACGGCGGTTCTTTGAAAAGCCTTATTGAAAAGCTGCCTCCTCTTGTAGAAGAAGGTGAATACCGTTTTAAGATAAAGGCAGAGGATTTTAAATCATACGGAAAATCCGTTCTGTCTGAGTTTAAAAAGCGTGCAGAAGAAAAAGGCTATGTCGTTCCTGAAAACTTTGAAGGGGTTCGCCTTCTGTTTAAGGGTGAAGACGTTAAGGGCTGGATTCTTCTCCGCATGAGTCTTCATGATCCGGTAATGCCGCTGAATATTGAAGGTTCAAGAAAAGGAGATCTTGCAAAACTTGTAAAAATTGCAGGAGAACTTCTTGAAGGATTTACTGAACTGGATGTTTCGGTTTTAAAATAAAATAACAGCTTTTAGTGTAAAAAAAAGGGCCTGCCGGGAAACGTTTGACAAGCGTAACACCGGCAGGCATTTTTTTTGGTCAATTATTTATATGGTTTTATAATCTGCTTTTTTATGTTCTTATGCATAAATTGGACGTACGTTGATTACGTCTGGAATTGCAGAAAGTGCGTTAACTGCAGCTTCATCAATCTTTCCGTCAACGTCGATAAGTGCATATGCGATGTCGTTGCGGTTCTGATCAATCATTCCTGAAATGTTGTATTTAGCATTACCAAGAACAGATGTAAACTGTGCAATCATGTTAGGAACATTTTTATGTGCGATGCACAGACGTGTTCCGCCTGCAGGGATTTCTGAATCCATCTTGCATTTAGGATAGTTAACGCTGTTTTTGATAGCTCCTGTTTCCAAAAAGTCACGGAGTTCTTTAACAGCCATTACGGCACAGTTGTCTTCTGCTTCCGGAGTAGATGCTCCAAGGTGAGGCATACAGATAACCTTGTCGTTGTTAAGAAGTTCTTCTGCGGCAAAGTCTGTTACCATGCAGCTTACTTTTCCTGAGTTGAGGGCAGCAAGAACGTCTTCGTTGTTTACAAGACCACCGCGGGCGATGTTGATGATGCGTACGCCGTCTTTCATGTTCTTGATTGTAGAAGCGTTGATGAGGCCTTTTGTATCTGGAGTTTCAGGAACGTGAACTGTAAGATAGTCAGCCTTTGCAAAGAGTGTATCAAGAGTTTCTGCATGTTTTACTTCTGATTTGAGGGACCATGCTGCATCAACAGAAAGGAAAGGATCGTATCCGATTACATTCATTCCCAGTTCGATTGCAGTATTTGCAACCATAGCACCGATTGCACCAAGACCGATTACACCGAGAGTTTTTCCTTTTACTTCCTGACCGATAAAGTTCTTTTTTCCTTTTTCTGCAAGAGAAGCGATTTCTGCACCTTTTCCTTTGAGTTCTGAATTAACCCAGCGGTTTGCAGCAATTACAGGACGGCTGGCAAGAAGAAGGCTCATGATTACAAGTTCTTTTACGGCATTTGCGTTTGCACCCGGTGTGTTGAAAACAACAACGCCTTTCTGTGCAAGTTCTTTAAATGGAATGTTGTTTACACCTGCACCTGCACGGGCAATTGCCTTTACAGTAGGATTAAGTTCCATGCTGAGCATGTCATGTGAGCGGACAAGAATTGCGTCCGGGTTCATAATCTCACTGGCAATTTCATAGTCATCCCGTGGAAATTTATCAAGTCCGATGGCGCTGATACGGTCTAAAGTCTGAATCTTGTACATTATTAATTCTCCTGGTTTATTTGTTTTCTGCTGCAAATTTTTTCATGAATTCAACAAGAGCTTTTACTCCGTCAAGAGTCATGGCATTGTAGATTGAAGCACGCATTCCGCCTACGAGACGGTGTCCCTTAAGATTTACAAGTCCTGCTGCTGTTGCTTCCTTTACAAACTTGTCGTTGATTTCTTTTTCTTTTGCTGCAGCTGCTTCATCATCAGCGGCATGATCTGAGTATTTAGTAAGGAATGGAACGTTCATAAGTGAGCGGCTTCCTTTTTCTGCAGTAGCATGATAGAAATCAGAATTATCAAGGAAGTTGTAGAGGTAATCTGCCTTTTCTACGTTAAGTTTGTTGATTCCTGCAGCACCGCCGTTCTTTTCAATCCAGTGAAGAACTTTGTCCAGAACGTAGATTGTGTAGCATGGCGGTGTATTGTACATGCTTCCGTTATCTGCGTGAGTTTTGTATGTAAGCATAGTAGGTGTTCCGGCTCTTGGTGTTTCTGTAATAAGGTCTTCGCGGATGATTACAAGGGTAACTCCTGCCGGTGCAAGGTTTTTCTGTGCTCCTGCAAAAAGAAGTCCGAATTTAGAAACGTCAAGTTCTTCAGAAAGAACGCAGGAAGAAATATCTGCAACAAGAGGAATGTTTCCTGTTTCAGGGATGTATTCGTAATGGGTTCCCATGATTGTGTTGTTGAAACAGATATAGGCATAATCATAGTCACCTTCGATTTTTTCTACCTTAGGAATGTATGAATAATTCTTGTCTTTTGAAGAAGCGATTGTAGTAACTTCGATACCGAGTTTTGCAGCTTCCTGAGCAGCTTTTTTTGCCCATACACCTGTTTCGATGTAAGCAGCTTTTCCTGTGTGGATACCGAGGTTTTCTGCAACCATTGCAAACTGAGTAGATCCTCCGCCCTGTACAAAAAGAATCTTATAGTTTTCAGGAACCTTCATGAGTTTGCGGACCATTGCTTCTGCGTCCTGAATGATTGGTTCGTAAGCCTTTGAGCGGTGGCTCATTTCCATTACAGACTGACCTGTTCCGTTGTAGTCAAGCATTTCTGCTGCACATTCTTTTAAAACTTCTTCCGGCAGGCAAGATGGACCTGCACTGAAATTGTAAACTCTGCTCATAATTTTCTCCTTAGCTGTTCTGTTCAGCTGTTGTTTCCTGCACTGAGGTTTTCAAGTGCTGTAAGAAGACATACGTTTTCTACTGACACTGATTTTGGAAGGGTAAGCACACAGGAAGTGTAGTTTACGATTCCTTTGATTCCGCACTGGGCAAGCCTTGCTGCAAGAGATTGTGCTTCTTCTCCGTCTGCTGTAAGTATTGCATACTGAATGCCTTCCGACTTTATTATGCTTTCAAGAAGCGTTGTCGGGTGAAGGGGAAAGGAAGACTGTAAGACTTCGGTTCTGTTCACGTTGGAATCAAATCCTGCCACGATTTTAAAAGGCGAGTCGTAAAGCTCATTGTTATCAAGAAGTACCTGTCCCATTCTGTTGAGGCCGATGATGCAGCATTTCTGCTTATCGCTTACGGTACAGACAAGAGCCTGCAGTGCTTCTTTTAATTCCGGAACTTTATAACCGTTGCTTGCTCCGCAGTGCAGGTCAAGCATTGCAATGTCACGCCTGATTGCAGCGGCAGTCCATCCGGTAAGCTCCTGAATTTTCTGCGAAGTGATTGTTTTTTCCTTATAGGTTGAGAGAAGTCTTCCTAAAAGTACCAGTCTTCTTTTTGAAGGTTCCGGCATAACAGTCGTTTTCATCGCAAATCCCTTTTAATATCTGTTATTGTGAAAAAAATCACGATATGTAACAGGATATTCTCATATTTTATTTACCTTGTTTTTATTTGTCTATCGTTGATAGAAACATTAAATCGTGTATTTTTCGGGTTTACTATATATTTGTATTGTTAAATAGTGAATTTTTATATTTATTGTGAAGTTTATCACAGTGTTTTTATGTGGATGGGGTGGGGTGTTGTGATAATTTTCACACTACTGTAAATTCCTTAAGACTGCAGGAATATTGAAATTTTTAAGAATAACAAAAAATTCTGCCTGAACTTTCATTTAAATTGAAAATTTTTAATTTGCTTTACGAAACAGGGAACTATATTGAAAAACACAACGCAAAAAAAGGAAATTTATTTGATACTGCATAGGAGTTCTTTATGAAAGAAAAAATTATTGTGAAGAAAATCATTCACATGGCGCTGGCGGGTGCGTTGGTATTAATGTTTGCCTGTTCAGCAGGTTATGATGACGGAAACAGCAATTCAGTTAATTACGGTTCAACAGGTTCAGGTTCAAGTGGAAGCAGCAGTTCAGGATTGTCTGCAGGTACTTCTACTTCCTATAATTCAACTGTAACGGTAGATACTGAGGCATATTCAAATGTAATTTATTTAAATATTACTGACGGTAAGGTTTCTTCTGACGGATCGGAATGGACGGAAATCCTAAAATCCAAGCAGTATTTTTTTGGCGAAAGTACGGATTCATCTTATGTTGCCGTTGACTATAAATATGACAGCGGCTCTTCAACAGGACTTATCCGCGTAAATGCAACTTCTTTTTCCGGTGAACTTGCAGTTTATATAAGCGGAACCATGACTACCGGCGGTGTTAAGATTCAGTCAAACGGTACGGACAAGGTTGCCGTATATCTTAATGATGCAACAATTACTTCATCAAACTATCCCTGCGTAGATATTACAAAAGGCTCTCCTGCCGTTGTTGATGTAAGCGGAACAAATACTTTTGCCGACGGACGTTCTTACGGTACAGGCTATGGAGAAGAATATTCTACTTCCAGTGGTTCAACCTATACAGATGATGACGGAGCTACTGTCAGCTGTACTGTTGTTAAGACCGCTGTTTCTGAAGGAAGTGATTCAAAGGGAACGCTGTATTGTAAGGGTGATATGACTGTTTCAGGAAGCGGTTCTCTTTCTGTTACTCAGGCTTATAAAAACTGTATTGCTTCAAAATCTGTCTTAACGATTGACGGCGGAACCTTCACTCTTACTTCAACAGGTAAAAACGGTCTTATGGGGGATACCGGTGTTGTTGTAAATGACGGCACGATTACCTTTAAGGGAACCGGAGCAATATCTTCATCTGATTACCGTAAAGCCTGCGGAATAAAAACTGATACTGACGATAGTACAAGTTATGTCTATATAAACGGCGGAACCTTAAATGTTACTACATATAATGGAAAGGGCATCGGTTCTTCAAAGGTTTATATTGCCGGCGGAACAAATACTTTTAATGTGACTGGTGTTACAGGTTATACGAATGACTCCAATAAGACTGCAAGCTATTATGATGCAGATGGAGTTAAATATTCCAATACAAGTATAACTTTTGCGGCAGAAGGAATTGAGGGGGCAAGCCTCATTGAGATTAACGGTGGAAAAACAAGTGTTACTGCAACTGATGACGGAATAAACGTCAGTGATTCCAGTGCAAGTTTTTACATGAATGATGGATTTCTTTATGTAAAATCAACAGGCGGTGACGGTATTGACTGTAACGGTAATCTTTATATAAAAGGCGGCTATGTAGTTTCTTATGCACCTACCGGTTCTGAAGATTCCTTTGATTCCGGAAATAAGATTTATGTTACCGGTGGAACATTTGCC comes from the Treponema rectale genome and includes:
- the trhA gene encoding PAQR family membrane homeostasis protein TrhA, with translation MADISRRITRKSLKAKKKAAIQTIKKQAKEKIQEVKQQYAQNPERRRLREEEAALKKERRLQKANAQLAYNERKSRTYTLGEEIFSSITHGIGAGLSAAAIVLLAIKAYFYHPAGIPVSTFMASVLVFGASLFIMYLMSTLYHALRPVVAKKVFSIFNHDAIYILIAGTYTPFIFALFPLKAAFSLASIVWAICGLLIVLYSVFGSRLRAFSVFTYIVFGWLILSVFVYAPITLNAVSRYLLLAGGLSYSVCGICYIFRRRKWSLSFFHLFALFGSILHFFSVYFMIG
- a CDS encoding phosphomannomutase/phosphoglucomutase produces the protein MEKSDLLKLQNGSDIRGIALEGIADEHVNITEEACRKIGGAFALWLAKKTKKNVSELKVGVGRDSRISGPSLEAAIAQGLLCQGVKVVRCSMATTPAMFMSIVFDQTKFDGSVMITASHLPFNRNGVKFFDADGGLEHEDITAILEAAAGIDAEKASGADLSKCESFDLIEVYAAHLRNAICKGLSSSEQEKPLSGLKIVVDAGNGAGGFFAEKILAPLGCCIDGSQFLEPDGSFPNHIPNPENKAAMESIQKATVDSKADLGLIFDTDVDRMSAVLSDGSEVNRDAIIALVAAILAPDYPDSTIITDSVTSDRLTYFLEEVLHLHHLCYMRGYKNVINKQKELNAAGKVCPLAMETSGHGALLENYFLDDGAYLAVKMVVALAKAKKNGGSLKSLIEKLPPLVEEGEYRFKIKAEDFKSYGKSVLSEFKKRAEEKGYVVPENFEGVRLLFKGEDVKGWILLRMSLHDPVMPLNIEGSRKGDLAKLVKIAGELLEGFTELDVSVLK
- a CDS encoding phosphoglycerate dehydrogenase — translated: MYKIQTLDRISAIGLDKFPRDDYEIASEIMNPDAILVRSHDMLSMELNPTVKAIARAGAGVNNIPFKELAQKGVVVFNTPGANANAVKELVIMSLLLASRPVIAANRWVNSELKGKGAEIASLAEKGKKNFIGQEVKGKTLGVIGLGAIGAMVANTAIELGMNVIGYDPFLSVDAAWSLKSEVKHAETLDTLFAKADYLTVHVPETPDTKGLINASTIKNMKDGVRIINIARGGLVNNEDVLAALNSGKVSCMVTDFAAEELLNNDKVICMPHLGASTPEAEDNCAVMAVKELRDFLETGAIKNSVNYPKCKMDSEIPAGGTRLCIAHKNVPNMIAQFTSVLGNAKYNISGMIDQNRNDIAYALIDVDGKIDEAAVNALSAIPDVINVRPIYA
- the serC gene encoding 3-phosphoserine/phosphohydroxythreonine transaminase — protein: MSRVYNFSAGPSCLPEEVLKECAAEMLDYNGTGQSVMEMSHRSKAYEPIIQDAEAMVRKLMKVPENYKILFVQGGGSTQFAMVAENLGIHTGKAAYIETGVWAKKAAQEAAKLGIEVTTIASSKDKNYSYIPKVEKIEGDYDYAYICFNNTIMGTHYEYIPETGNIPLVADISSCVLSEELDVSKFGLLFAGAQKNLAPAGVTLVIIREDLITETPRAGTPTMLTYKTHADNGSMYNTPPCYTIYVLDKVLHWIEKNGGAAGINKLNVEKADYLYNFLDNSDFYHATAEKGSRSLMNVPFLTKYSDHAADDEAAAAKEKEINDKFVKEATAAGLVNLKGHRLVGGMRASIYNAMTLDGVKALVEFMKKFAAENK
- a CDS encoding winged-helix domain-containing protein, giving the protein MKTTVMPEPSKRRLVLLGRLLSTYKEKTITSQKIQELTGWTAAAIRRDIAMLDLHCGASNGYKVPELKEALQALVCTVSDKQKCCIIGLNRMGQVLLDNNELYDSPFKIVAGFDSNVNRTEVLQSSFPLHPTTLLESIIKSEGIQYAILTADGEEAQSLAARLAQCGIKGIVNYTSCVLTLPKSVSVENVCLLTALENLSAGNNS
- a CDS encoding carbohydrate-binding domain-containing protein, giving the protein MKEKIIVKKIIHMALAGALVLMFACSAGYDDGNSNSVNYGSTGSGSSGSSSSGLSAGTSTSYNSTVTVDTEAYSNVIYLNITDGKVSSDGSEWTEILKSKQYFFGESTDSSYVAVDYKYDSGSSTGLIRVNATSFSGELAVYISGTMTTGGVKIQSNGTDKVAVYLNDATITSSNYPCVDITKGSPAVVDVSGTNTFADGRSYGTGYGEEYSTSSGSTYTDDDGATVSCTVVKTAVSEGSDSKGTLYCKGDMTVSGSGSLSVTQAYKNCIASKSVLTIDGGTFTLTSTGKNGLMGDTGVVVNDGTITFKGTGAISSSDYRKACGIKTDTDDSTSYVYINGGTLNVTTYNGKGIGSSKVYIAGGTNTFNVTGVTGYTNDSNKTASYYDADGVKYSNTSITFAAEGIEGASLIEINGGKTSVTATDDGINVSDSSASFYMNDGFLYVKSTGGDGIDCNGNLYIKGGYVVSYAPTGSEDSFDSGNKIYVTGGTFAGTSGSSMAISEYNTSGQKVLYFSGSSFSNRQPGSSSSSSSSFSKVAVQVSGSTVYAYSLPSSSFGLFVMSCPSFTSSSTSSYSVYTAPTISSNDFNGLCYESSTLSAVSTGSSTSTPSIK